A region of the Melanotaenia boesemani isolate fMelBoe1 chromosome 6, fMelBoe1.pri, whole genome shotgun sequence genome:
GTATTTTTGGCATCGAAAGActgggagagaaagagggagtgAGCCATTGCAAAAATGAAATAACGGAAGAAGAGCACGAGAGAGAAAGATATAGCTTTGGTGTGAAAGGCGAGGTTCTCgtttcctccttcctcctcctctccgaTTGGCCCTTTGGTGTGGTCACTCAAGCTTGGCCCCGCTCAGGGAGGGTGGGCTGTGTGCCATCTCTCTGGAGGAGCAGGGAGAGGCGGGGCTGGAGCAGGGCGAAGGGGAGCAGGGTGTGGGGCTGATGCTGCTGGCTGAGGGGAAGGTTGAGGACTGGGAGACTTTGGCTACAGCAGCGTTGATCAACCCAGCGCTGGGATTCTGACCCATGTGGAGGAGGGTGGGGTGGTTGAGGAAGAGGGAAGAGGGAAGGCCTCCTCCTTGGCCCCCAGAAGCCCCCAGCATCACCTTACTGCTGCCCTCAAGAGTGGAAAGAGGCAGCTGGCCACCACTGGCTACTAGGgctgaggaagaaaaagagaagaagaaaaaataaagtcccAGTTACGATCACTTCAATGCAAAGCAAGAGTACAATTCAgattagttttaattatttcaattttatttatttaacttttttttttttttattttgatgtagtTCCTGCTGTTTTGACACTGTACACTCCTTTTGTTACcttaaagtttttttcctttatcacCTTTAAAATCCTCCTTTCAAAATTTTGAAgagcattttttgttttatacctGAAGGTCCAGTAACTCAAATAGAGCGGCATCTAGTGCAAAAATTGTACATTGCAACCATCCACCTACCCAGAACACAACATGGCAATGAGGAGGACCGGCAGCATTTCTGGATACAGAGTTCCTGTTTTAAGGTAATAGATTaacaactatttttattttgtcattgttctacattaattaaaaacattaaatttaatttttgctAGAGCTGTGCCATATGACCAAAACTAACACCAACTATTAACTATTATTATGTTCTATATTGATCAATATTGATAACAGTGTAATTTACACCTGCAATGTGAATATAAATACACCTGAATATATGTATTCAGGTGTATTTATATTCACATTGCACATCATTACATAAGCAACAGAATGTCTTTTTAAATCCTGTCTAAGTCACATTCACATCCAGTTGCTGCACTGACTCAAAAATCTGCATCTGGGTTGGCTGCAACTAAATCTGGCTGCTCACCTATTTGGGGTTTGTTTGCAATAGCTCTTCCTTCTCTGTGCATGCAGCGAGAACAAGCAATGTGAAACTGCTATATTTGATATATTACAGCATATTACTATATTCGTAAGAAAATAAATCACCCaaaaagttctttaaaaaatattttcgaACCCTTATGTTGCAACATAAGCATGTAAGTAGCAGCACTGTAACCCAACAAGACTGATAAAACATGATTAAGTATGGGCTGTTTGTCAAAGATAGAGAAGAATAGATGGGCTGCATGCAAATCAACTGCTAAACAAGGCATTCATATTTTAGATAATGAGTTCCACTCAATTCAATGGTTTAGGAGGAAAATACGAGCATTACCCCTGCTTTTGTACGTCTTGTCAAATATTTTGGCTgtaatgttaaataaacaatgttttgtGGTAAAATGAGCACATATTTTAAAGTGATGGCCAAAACTTTAGGTACATTGGCTGCTGATGGATAAGCTGGATCAAAGATCAAAAGGCAAAGTCCAAATCTTATCACTGTGATCAACTTATGTTTAATCAAGATGTAACTTTAAATCATTGTATTATACAGCCCCAATTTCTGCCAGTATATTGCCCTAAATGCAACAAACATCCGCTCTGCTATTGTGCTTGTTTGAAATCATGAGGATGGGAAAACTTGAGAAAGTTTTTCATTGGATGGAAATTTGGTATCTGCCCCCGAATGCAGGATGAGTCATCAACATGCTTTTCAATATTTTCCAGCTAGTGGCAAACTCTAAAACACCATTaaatatgctaaaaaaaaaaaaaagaaaggtcaTTGTTGGATAGGATTCTCATGTGTAAGAGACCTAAATTCAATGCATACTGTATAAATCAAAAGATTCATGGGGACTTGAATaagaaacaaaacttaaaaaaaatgatttgtgGTGATCTTAATAACTTTATGCTTTGATCTAGGAATTTTTTCGAAATTCTATCTTTATTGATCATCTATGCTTACTGAAGTTAATATTTCTAACAGAACtccaccacagaaaaaaaaattgttgcttTCAAAAGAGAGTAATGGAAAGTAACCAACTCTTTTTAAATGATGCcgataaaataaagcaaacaaagatGGTATATGTTCTTAATTAATTTTCCTACACTATTTTTACTTCTAAAACCCTCATTTCAACACAAGTCAATAGAAATAAACTTGTGATAATGGCACATTGTCTGATATCCCTGCTAAGCTAATCACACAGCAGGTTATCTGACATGAGGAGTGTGTTGTTATGGAAACAAGGTGCATAATTGGCTGTTTTTTACTAAAAGTTCAGCATCTTGCAGAGCCTCGCTTCCATTCAGAATGTAAAGTATGCACATAGAGTGatcattttttgtttgcctAGCAACACtgatacttttttatttttacttattgaAAAGACGCATTAAGCAcccaaataacacaaaatacaGAAGGCTGAGACTTTTTACTGTGAAGAAACAGTCATATTTCTCAATGACTTAATGGTTGTTGTGTTTAGTCCTAGTAAGtataaaactgaaaactgacGGTAAAAAGGTCAAAGATGACACACTAAACTAAGCGGTGACACTTTAATTTCCATATACAAACTGATTTGATAataacacaaagagacaaaaagctAAAGATGAGTGAGACAGCACAGACctgtacacaaaaacaaaaacacaagcccACACATTAACAAAAGCACCATCACTCACACAGACAGTTGATGGGATGGATTAATGGATGTAGATGACAATATTTGAAAAAgaagttatttttcttctctacAGCTCTGCCTGTCTCATCTGCTTCATTCTGTGGATGAGCAAACACACTTGGCTGCCTATTCATCCATGTCTCCAGTCAGTAGTCAACCACTGAGACTTAACTCACCCACCATGTGTAACCGTATTACTCATCATCACACTTCTCGTTTTAACGCATCTCCCTTCCCCTTCTTATCTTCACCCCATAAAGAGTGATTAAAAATGAGCCATGCTAAACTCACGGTGGTCGGTGATGGTTGGTGGCCACTGCTGTACGAcagattgtgtgtttttatgtgtatttattctTGTATTGTTCTCAATGTGGGAAGGTGTATGTGGGGATGCGCcatgtacagtatgtacatGTGAGTTTGAgcgcttgtgtgtgtgtgggagtgtaTAAGAGGTTTCTATAAATGCATGACAAGaggaaaatgtatgaaaatatgcaagttttatgtttttttctttttttttttttcttccaaacttTAAATACTGACACATACCTCAGCCTAGAATTTCTAAATTATTGTCTGCTCATCAGTTTTGCTGAGGTTGAACTTAGTATTGTTGGTATTGTCTTTAATAAATCTATCTGCCTTTCATCTatgtttctctctcacacacctTGGATGGTAGCCAGGGGATTGTTACCGAGGAGGGCTTGGTTCATCCCTGTGTTAACTCCCATCACAGTGTTCCTGttgtggcacacacacacacatgcaagcatgTACAcgaacacagacagacagaggaaaAAAGGTGAGGAAAAAAGCAGGTTTAGTAGCAAGGACAGGCAGAGGGTAAATTCATTCCTGCACACATAAAAAGCAGCAGTTTGCAAACAGACCTTCTTTAGAGACACcaaaaagaaattagaaatgcaagaaagaaaaaaaggggtgtCCTGGAGATGCTACAAAACATCTAAACCCTTATTAATAACTCATTTCTGACACAGACTTGATATGATTTAATACAAGAACACATTTGCAGTATTTGAATGAACAtgtaatgtgtgtgtctttgtcatATTCACCTCAAGTTTGCAGCAAAATCGGTGATGTAGTTAGACATTTCACCGTTCTTTTTACCCATACGCCATAAGCTGTGAACAGAAgaaccatacacacacatacacacttaggGTTAGATTGTGCTGCTGTAAAGACGAGCCAGGAAGCCAGTGGCATGGTTAtcagtgtatatgtgtgtaaatgtgtgtgtgtgtgagagatttGTGTATCAACCATTTAACTACAAACTGCAGGTGAACCGAACGTGTTGCGGTGCAGCTTTCAGGCTGATCAAATTTATGGAAATGTGTGGCTGGGTGTTTTTGAAGTCTAGACACTTTGCCTAAATTTATTGACTTGTGGTGGGATCCACAGACACagtgattatttttaaaaagccaaTTTTCTTACCATTGTTGCTGTAAGACAGTTCAGGTTAATTTCCAAAACCTCCATAAATACAGTCAGGACATGTTAATCTTTAGCTACACACCAGTATCCCTGGCTGTTTGGTCCTTGTCTCTTACCCTGTGTTGAGGTTGAGTGTGCTGTGGCTGGGAGTTGCAGGGCTCGCTGTGCTGcggggaggaggtggaggagtcGCTGGGGAGGGTGTGGAGCTGAGAGGAGTGTGGGCTGAGCTAAGAGAAGGGTGGGTAGAGGTGAGGCTGGAAGTCAGGGGGCAGACAGGGGACATGGTGGTCACCGTTGTGCTGCTGAGACTGGTCACAGCCTGCGACAGCTGGCTAGACATCTGTCAGAGAGAAAAGCCCGTTCAGGTTTCTAGAAATTcagaagttgtttttaattcactATCAAAGCAAATGTGATGTGACCTTTACAAAATCTGCAAAATAGAAACATGAATCAGACTAATGACTAATTTAATGTGAGAAAACTAGTGCCACCAGTATTGACTAAGTTGCAGGAAGTCTAGTAATAGTAAAAGGAGTAGTTTTTTCAATGGAAAACAAAGCTCTGCTGATGGACCCTGCAACCTCTGGGTGCAGAGGGGCATTGACACGAGCTAAAAAGAGAATCTCAAGCCTactttaacacaaacaaaaacccctttaaataagaatatttctctattcatttttttcttatttacatcttcaaaaaaaaaaaacaattaaagatgACGATGGAAAACCACGTTCATTAACCCTAACTAAATGAAAAGATGCATCTGTGTAGATGCCAAGGCTTGCTAATTACCATATGGGGGCTGTAGCAAGGTGGTTTGTGCGTCTGTggggcagtggggggctggcTGGACAGGGGAGGGGTGGCACTGGAGGGATTGATACGCTTTTCTTTCTGCCGGCGGTTGCAGAACCAGACCCGGATCACCTCCTTCTCCATGTTGAGCTGCTCTGCGATCAGCAGGATTTCTTCTGAGGTAGGCTTCTGGTTCTGCAGGATGGAAGAGAAACCAGAATCCAGAGCATCTTAGCAGtgctaaatttaaacaaatttaaactcATTTTTACGTTATAAAAATGAGTCCCCTTACAAAAGATTTATTCACAAATAAGCCATTTGCAGTGGTGACTGGAAACTGCAACATTATTTAATAGGTTGTGGCTGTTCTTAAATTAAAGACAGAAATCTCACAATCCCagaaaatttttaaatacagcTACTTAAACAAGAAGGGttagtaaaatgttttacataaaagataaaaggcTGCGTTTAAAAGAGTCACACACTACATGTGTTTTCTTACCGTCATAAATGAGCGCTCCAGGGCCACACGTACATTCGTCTCGATGCTGGTTCTCTTCTTTCTGCGGCGACCAGGTACCCCGTCAAAGCCCAGAGAAGGTGAGGATAGGGAGCTGGGGCTGGGCAGGGTGCTGTCTATGGACATGGTCTCTGGAGGACAAATTCACACAAAAGTACATTAAACTAACTGAGCTACATAAAATCAAAGAGTTTAATCTTGTCTCAACACAACACTCCTTTTTTAGTGGCTGTTGAAGCTAATTTAAGCAACTACACTAATAGTCTGAATTTAAAGCATCTTTATTTCTATGAGAGCCCACCTGCATCATTGAGCCACTTCTCCAGCAGTGGCTTCAGCTTGCACATGTTCTTAAAGCTCAGGTTTAGAGCTTCAAAGCGGGATATTGTGGTCTGACTGAAATCGTTGCCGTACAGCTTCCCCATGGCCAAGCCGACATCTCCCTGTTGTAAAGACGAAAAAGGGAAGTAGAGTTTAGATAGAGATAAGTTAAAACATTGAGACAGATACAACAGGCGTCTCTTCCGACCTGTGTGAAGCCCAGTTTGATACGTCGCTGTTTAAAAGTGCGTGCAAACTGTTCCAGCTCCTCCAGGTCACTGGGCTCCTCGGGGTGAGAGGTCACAGAGGGAACTGTGGTTACGCCTCCACTGCCAATTATATCCATGCTCTTATCTCGCTGCAACagaaataacaccagaaaaattAAAGTGAGAGAAAGAAATAGAGGTGATGGTTCACTGGTTCCACTGACAATAAATGTTTCCTACTTGCGCCTGAAGTCCCATTCTAGTTGGAGCAGAGAGGAGGCTCCCTTGGTTTTGCTGAGGTAGCGGAATCAGATTTGGTGTTGATAGGAGTCCTGAATAACAGATGCACATTGTCAAATAttaacatgatttttaaaaatggcaggTTTCTTTACGTGTGAAActattttaacaagaaaaaagaaaaggtgttCCCACCTTGCTGGCTCTGCTGTGCCTGTGGGAGAAGAAACTGGGCCGGAGATTGAAGTGGGTGGCCAGGCACCAACACCAACtgctgaagctgcagcagctgctgaatgTCCTGTTCagttgagagagagaaaaggtatGTGAGCGAGAAAGAATAAGAATCTATTCATTTCTGAGCAGCCAGAGGGATAAGTAACACAAACATGTGTTAGTGTTGCATATAATTCTACCAGATGAGCAGATTTGGATGAACGGAAGATGCTGTAGCAGGAGGAACAACTTTGTTATTGTACAGTAtcggggaaaaacaaaaaggaaatgagtGCATCGAAGCAAGGTGGAAACTGTGAATCATGAAATGCACGACAAACATCCAAGACGAATGGTTCCGTCGACTCCTCAATCAAGCCTCTCATCAGAAAACGGCTTTGATTGGCAGGCAGTACCTGGGCAGTGAGCTGGATTGGCTGGGAGAGGGTGAGCtggggtggaggaggtgggacAGGGACACTTTGGGTGCTCTGTTCCTGTGTGCTCTGCCCCTGGGACTGTGAGTGAGCCTGCTGCCCTGTTTGCCCCgcttgctgctgctgatgctgctgggctTGCTGATTTACGGCTGCAGCTGCCTGAGCTTGCTGATTGGCTTGGGCGGCTGCGTGGGCTGCATGAGCTGCATGGGCTGCATTGGACTGCTGCACAGCAGCAGCAAGGAGTTGCGCCTGAGCCTGCTGTAGCAGCAGTTGCTGCTGTGCTGGCAATAGAGCTGTTAACTGATGAAGAAGGAAAGGATCAAGAAATTagcataaagaaagaaataaagtgtttaaaaagcagtacaagaaaagaaagcaaagaaaaagcaaagcaaagcgtTCACCTGCGCGTATATATCAGTCCATCTTACCCCTGCTAGCTGGGAGCCGGTTAGCATGAGCTGTGTATGTTGCAGGGCTGTCTGGGAAGGGGTCGGGCCATGGGAGGGAGGAAGGCCTGGAGACATTTCAGGGCACTCATCCATCTTATTCTTGTATGAGgacaaagagaagaaagaaaaggattAATAGATGCACAGAATTTTGTAATAGTTTTCCATTCTAACCCAGCAACTGATAGTAATGCCACAATTTAAGGAGGTAAATGTTGTCCTCTTAAAGCTTAATTATggcatctttatttaaagagacTTAAACTAGCTGTGTAATCTCTGATCATTCTTGTCATCTGCTACAAGTAAGCACAAGTAAGCTGATCATAAATGTATCCAGtttatgtaaacaaaacagataatCTTTTTTCCCAGAAGACATGCTTGAACTGGCagagggagccttttccagctTACTGATTTGCATATCATCTTTATCGTCTGTATGAAAATGAGGAAGGTTTCAACTTTTGGTGAGAAGAATAATCTTGTGGATTTATTTCAACCACTAATGGGCTTTGTCAGGTATGAGTGCCATCATACTCTTCAGAAACTTGTTTACATTCGGGACTGGGTGGAGAGTCGACACATAACCAACCTCAACGTTTAACACGACAATAGAGCAATTCAGTGAATAGAGATGAACACAAAGCTGAGACGGCTATACTGTCAATAAGCCTAAAGCGTGACATTAAGATACAAAAGATGCACAAACACAGGCCCAGACTCACGTACAGACATGCAGAGGCAGCTCGGTGACAAACAGACACACTGGCACTCACCTTGCTGCTGCTCAGGTTTGGTGACTGGGGAAAGGGGCTGACCTTCATTGACTGAGCCTAAAAttagaaaatcaaacatgaaaaaaattaaaattactgTCAAAATGAGGCTTTACATTTAAGTCTGTGTGATTTGTTGATAAGTTAAACATATCTTAgaatttttcacatttcacagcCTAAATGTCAATATAATCATTGGATTTTAGTTCCTAATGCAGACAATGTTTAGctactttggtttgttttctggtAGCTCAATTATGGAGGTGAAAGAGGTGGgagataattataaaaaaaatcactagaCTCACATATACCTGGTGATTTGATTCAGGTCCATTCCGCTCTGAATCTGCGTAGGAGGGAGAGGAAAAAGTGATAACACCTTGAACATAACTCATTTGCACAAGTTTACACATGAACTTTCCAGTGTCATACATGTGCAAGTCTTTACATATATCTCGTAGAGACGTATTTGTGTGACTTTGTTTGTTGCCACTCATAAAGGCAAATCTTACCAGTGCCCTCCAACGGTGAGTCAGACCCAACTTTCTCAGCCTCTACTGGCTTTGACATCCTGATATCTACAACAGGAAGGCACACAAGATAAATAAGTCAGCCTGGCAGATTCGTACAGATGTGTCACACAAGAAGTGCAGACACTGGCAGAACTAAAGGCAGTTATGGAGCAGGTGACCTGAATGTAGATGACAGAAGGGGAAAGAGGATGGCCAAGGTGTCAGTTTTAGATGCGTTAAGGTTGAGTGTTTTCAGGTCACAGAATGGAGCCTACACACTGTAAGTTAAACAATGAAGCTGAATCATTTACAAGCTCAGTCAAGCCCACATTCATTCACTCTTTCCAATCAGTGGTTAACACAAGAGTAGGTTGACCCAAGGTGCTTGCTTGTTCTAAAATTAACTTGAGGTGTTTTCGTGGGAGCAGCATGGCACTAAAAATGTCTCATGTTTGTGTGTCATCCATTATAAGACCACATCACTTTCTGTTTGATAGTGTTTTGGGACAGTCCCCATCGCAACAGCAATGATTGGAGAGAGGAGAGAAATTTAATTCTTTAATTCTGTTTGGTGCAAAAATAAAAGAGTATTTTGGTAACAGGGAGGtgggaaaagacagaaaagaggaTGATTTGAGGAGAGTTTAGAGAAAATAGATTACATGTGTAGCTTTGTTGTCCAtaaactgtgtgtgtatgtgtggtatTGTCATGTTTGGTTATCACCCCATAGCATTATCTAATTACAAAagtctttttatttgtctgaaaCCACAAACTGTAAAACAAGTTTTTGTTGTGACCATTGGAAACCTACCCCCAACCCTCCCCCACCACCCCCTTACTCCATCTTCCCTTAACatccacgcacacacacaaacacgcacacacatgcagagctACTTCCCTTTTGTGAAAACATGCAAATCTGCCCAACGACCAACTAATTATATCTGCCACCTGCATAATAAACTCTCAGTCTCCCTccttcttttctctccctctttcacccgtttttccctctttctgttCACCCTGTTGTTTCTCACACGCAGTGCAGACTTTAAGGCAAAATGGAACATTTCCCATCAGCttgtttgccattttttttatttaaatgacacagaaaatagattttaaaaaaagaaatcgtGGTTTTCtgtaatgggaaaaaaaaaaacaagtggtCAAGCATAATTTTCACCATTGGGGGGCAGTAGTAACCCAGCTTACTTACTGACCACCAGTGACCGGAGGCCAATTTTAAATGAAGAAGCTGTCAGTTTGGTTGTATCTTTATGAAGAGGAGAACTCACAGATAAAGAGCCACTCCCTGATCAGAGGCACATTTAACAGCAGCAACATATCAGCTTCGGTGAAACAGATGTGTGATCAGTGGACTTCAGTGCACACAGCATGTTTAACGGAAGTGATGATCAGCTTGAGAGGCTCCATTCTGGTGGCACAAAACTGTTTAGGGTACAGATCcatacataaacatacaaacacacacacacaactacacTCTGACTGCAGGGTTTCccataaaaacatttatctaaTGTGGAAGCGGAAATCTGTTGAATTCATGCTGATGGTCAGTTTGTGGTTATTCCAACATTACATGGCAcctgctttaaaaatgtaagaagTGTCTATTAGTGGAACTAACAAACTGCCCACTGTTGCTCAATTTCAGCTGAAAACCACTAAATAAGCCCCCAAATATCATCTTCCtcttatatataaaaaactcaGAAACAGTAAGCTACTGCAAAGCCACTTCTATAATAGCAGATGTCTCAGATCTTCAGTATGTGGCATGTACAACACTGAAGCCAAATCTGCCATATAAAGTAATGGTCTCACTCATAAAACAGCTGTAATGTTTAGCTCCCAAAGTGTAGCCTTTCGTGCTGCCCGGTCACAAGACACACAGAGAAGGTGTGTGTTGATTCATGATTTAAAACAGCCTGCAGACAGTAACATAGTGGATAATGTGGTCAGTAATACAGTGGTGGGACAGTATATCAAGATGTTGTGCCTTTTTCTCACTTCCCCTCCCAACTTCCCCTTGTACCGGGTTGAACGCTGAGTGCTAAACCCAACACTTACTGTCAACGCCGCTATTAATATTAACCtgctctctcactctctctttcACTCCATCTTAAAAACTGCCGGTCTTATTCAACACGCGGCTGCACTCACAACTGATTTCACATTGCCCTGCCTAGAGTTACATGCTACTGACGTTAATATGAGATAAGCATGCGAATGAGAAGATGCACTTTTCAGCAGTAGCTTCTTGGTAATTagtcagctgtttttctttaagatgtACCAGCATGTGCTCATGATACTGCAAATATGTTTGTGACCCTGTGGGACCAGATTGCAACACCATGCTCACTGTATCTTAAACATATCTAATTTAATGCTGTATAATCCTGTGTCATGAATAAATGATGCAACAGATaggaagaaggaagaaaagtgtgtgtgctcATTCTGGACTGTTTCTGTTATTCTCCTCTGGGTATTTGGCCGAGATGAAACTTCACTGCAACCACCGTGATCCCGCCACCACCAACACCCCTCACCCCACTTCCTGAATCAGGACACAACCCCGGAGCAAGCAGAAAGAATTGGAAATTCAGTCATTAAAATTACAAACTacagatttttataaaaaaaaatgagtgaatGCTGAGGGGTgctgataaaaaacaaacaattttttttattcatatatgaGCATCACAGTCATCTGTCTTTAAACCCCACAGATGAAGTAATAAGTCTTAATTACCATAAAAGAAATCATACGCAGAGAGCGTTTAGCTCTAAGTAAGATCCTGCGTTAAGAAGTCATggatggaggaagaaataaCCAAGAAGAAATGCTAAAGCAGCAGATCATTGATGATCAAAGCTAATGTTTAAGGTTCTAATATTATGTGACATGTTGCTCAATGCCAATTATCACCCAGTTGTATCTAATATATCTATCACCAAAAATaagaattaataataaaaaataggaGTTCACAAAAACACCCCCACACATATAACCCATTGCTACTAAAGGACGACTGTCAATGtgcaaaaagaaatcaaatgaatatttaaattaactaaTTACTCTGTGAAATAAAACCTCAATGAGAGTTTGAGttgttttcagatttaatagatatttcttcagtttttaaactgataaaCTTGAATCTGATGAATAAGGCTTTGCAAAAGCAAAGATGCAACACTCCTCAGGCTCAAGCATGGAGTAACATGCAGCTGTGATGCTAAACGTCATACTTATGAACTCATTTCTAAAGGTTTTAATCAGCAAACACTGCTTGACTTTCAAACATGTTAAACGCTGATCAGTGTTACAGATGTTCACCCACTGTAGCTTGTCAGAGCAATCATGCAGAATTAGTCATTAAATTTTGAGCATGAACTTTAAACCATTTCTGCTTGCACCTTGCTTTATTTACACCATGCTGCACTGTTTGCTGCAGTTTCTGAGCAGGACGTCTCTCTCTGGTCAGAGCAACTTTGTGGACGTCACAGCGGTGACAGTGATTTTTAAAACCATGAATCATTCTTTGATTAAAAACCAATGCACATCATTACAGaaattggcttttttttctccccttttgtTTAGAAATGGTCTCATAACAACAAAGACcgagaaatatgagctaattgacatttaaaatttgtttcCTGGTAATTGGTGAGTCAGATAACAGCCTGCTGAGCTTTT
Encoded here:
- the pou2f2a gene encoding POU domain, class 2, transcription factor 2 isoform X4; this encodes MFVPLPVPFVFQRTAPDLNAWRLKSPLALRSNSDIRMSKPVEAEKVGSDSPLEGTDSERNGPESNHQVYAQSMKVSPFPQSPNLSSSKNKMDECPEMSPGLPPSHGPTPSQTALQHTQLMLTGSQLAGLTALLPAQQQLLLQQAQAQLLAAAVQQSNAAHAAHAAHAAAQANQQAQAAAAVNQQAQQHQQQQAGQTGQQAHSQSQGQSTQEQSTQSVPVPPPPPQLTLSQPIQLTAQDIQQLLQLQQLVLVPGHPLQSPAQFLLPQAQQSQQGLLSTPNLIPLPQQNQGSLLSAPTRMGLQAQRDKSMDIIGSGGVTTVPSVTSHPEEPSDLEELEQFARTFKQRRIKLGFTQGDVGLAMGKLYGNDFSQTTISRFEALNLSFKNMCKLKPLLEKWLNDAETMSIDSTLPSPSSLSSPSLGFDGVPGRRRKKRTSIETNVRVALERSFMTNQKPTSEEILLIAEQLNMEKEVIRVWFCNRRQKEKRINPSSATPPLSSQPPTAPQTHKPPCYSPHMMSSQLSQAVTSLSSTTVTTMSPVCPLTSSLTSTHPSLSSAHTPLSSTPSPATPPPPPRSTASPATPSHSTLNLNTGLWRMGKKNGEMSNYITDFAANLSPSSQWWPAASFHS